A window of Mucilaginibacter paludis DSM 18603 contains these coding sequences:
- a CDS encoding IS1595 family transposase — translation MKNQEKGIHAFFTKFSTDEKCRAYLEHQRWGNIVHCPFCFKPDKIYKFRNNKTYKCGLCKLNFSVVKGTIFERSHIPLTKWFIAIYLFASHKKGISSHQIAKDIDITQANAWFMLQRIRYAMNHCEDFRKVMSGVIEVDETYIGGKNKNRHWDKKVPNSQGRSLADKSVVFGILTRGGGILTYNPKQLPKVGLQALIRSRVAPGSIVNTDEFLVYKGLHNYFEHGVVQHGKSQYCIGDYHTNSIEGFWSWVKRSIFGIYHNVSKKHLMRYCREISFRYNQRSKGNEEIFDDNLLLCFDCRLMYKELIASPKRLQ, via the coding sequence ATGAAAAATCAAGAAAAAGGAATCCACGCATTTTTTACTAAATTTTCTACAGATGAAAAATGTAGAGCATATTTAGAACATCAAAGATGGGGCAATATAGTTCATTGTCCTTTTTGTTTTAAACCCGATAAAATCTATAAGTTTAGAAACAATAAGACGTATAAATGCGGCTTATGTAAATTAAACTTCTCTGTAGTTAAGGGAACTATTTTTGAGCGCTCTCATATCCCCCTTACAAAATGGTTTATTGCCATTTACTTATTCGCTTCTCATAAGAAAGGAATTTCTTCTCATCAAATAGCTAAAGATATTGATATAACTCAAGCTAATGCCTGGTTTATGCTTCAAAGAATACGTTATGCTATGAACCATTGCGAAGATTTTCGAAAAGTAATGAGCGGAGTTATTGAAGTTGATGAAACTTATATTGGAGGTAAAAATAAAAACCGCCATTGGGATAAAAAAGTTCCAAATTCTCAAGGTCGATCATTAGCCGATAAATCTGTCGTATTCGGCATTCTAACACGTGGAGGTGGTATCCTCACCTATAATCCCAAGCAATTACCTAAAGTTGGCTTACAAGCTCTAATTAGGTCACGAGTAGCACCTGGTTCAATCGTTAATACAGACGAATTTTTAGTTTATAAAGGTCTACATAACTATTTTGAACACGGGGTAGTTCAACACGGTAAATCTCAATATTGTATTGGCGATTACCATACTAATTCCATTGAAGGCTTTTGGAGTTGGGTTAAAAGAAGCATTTTCGGTATTTACCATAATGTAAGTAAAAAGCACTTGATGCGATACTGTCGAGAAATAAGTTTTCGATATAATCAAAGATCAAAAGGCAACGAAGAAATATTTGACGATAATTTGCTTCTATGTTTTGATTGTCGATTGATGTATAAAGAATTAATTGCTTCTCCTAAACGTTTGCAATAA
- a CDS encoding uracil-DNA glycosylase family protein, which produces MEQTKSERYLELITKFKTHVFKDPRLKNPHHIEGFNFDVINPWELWHNNLDAKILFIGQDFSDTTSLEHNLKNNWKKEKSSSTNNNLIDLFSILGYGYNFDKVDYNNQIKYPIFFTNAILGIKVTDNQNMSLPVKDEWWKETCREYLKALIDIIQPKHIIAMSMVAYKAIGSIYNLKLEKSVYEAIANNGKRKLPNGSDLFIVSHCSPNGLMKRSIETQAQDWLRLRNYMEGVLEESESLISSNN; this is translated from the coding sequence ATGGAACAAACCAAATCAGAACGTTATCTTGAGTTGATAACGAAGTTCAAAACTCATGTTTTTAAAGATCCACGTCTTAAAAATCCTCATCATATCGAAGGTTTTAATTTTGATGTAATAAACCCTTGGGAGTTATGGCATAATAATCTCGATGCTAAAATCCTCTTCATCGGTCAAGATTTTAGCGATACAACTTCTTTAGAACACAATCTCAAAAACAATTGGAAGAAAGAAAAAAGTAGTTCAACCAATAACAATCTTATCGACTTATTTAGCATTTTAGGTTATGGTTATAACTTCGATAAAGTGGATTATAATAATCAAATCAAATACCCCATCTTTTTTACGAACGCCATATTGGGTATAAAAGTTACCGATAATCAAAATATGAGTTTACCTGTAAAAGATGAATGGTGGAAAGAAACTTGTAGGGAGTACTTAAAAGCACTTATCGATATAATCCAACCAAAACACATTATAGCCATGAGTATGGTAGCTTATAAAGCAATTGGTTCAATATATAATTTAAAGCTTGAAAAATCAGTTTACGAAGCTATTGCTAATAATGGAAAACGTAAATTACCTAATGGTTCTGATTTATTTATTGTAAGTCATTGTTCTCCTAATGGTCTAATGAAACGCTCAATAGAAACTCAAGCTCAAGATTGGTTAAGACTACGAAACTATATGGAAGGGGTACTTGAAGAATCCGAGTCATTAATAAGTTCCAATAATTGA